In Rhipicephalus microplus isolate Deutch F79 chromosome 7, USDA_Rmic, whole genome shotgun sequence, one genomic interval encodes:
- the LOC119184754 gene encoding myosin heavy chain, muscle isoform X16 → MAEDPDPTEYLFVSLETKRKDQTKPYDGKKMVWVPDEKEGFVLGNIVSTKGDMVTVDCPGGEQTVKKDLLQQVNPPKYEKCEDMSSLTYLNDASVLHNLKERYYVNLIYTYSGLFCVAINPYKRFPIYTKRVVEIYKGRRRTEVPPHVFAVSDGAYMDMLANRENQSMLITGESGAGKTENTKKVIAYFAHVGATSKKEEAAKKDSKKGNLEDQVVQTNPVLESFGNAKTVRNDNSSRFGKFIRIHFGPMGKLAGADIETYLLEKARVISQQPAERSYHIFYQLMSGKIPGLKEKLLLSNNVNDYHFVSQGKTSIPGVDDGEEFMVTDTAFDVLGFTDEEKENIYKVTAAVMHFGCLKFKQRPREEQAEADGTEEGERVAHLLGLNAADLYKNLLKPRIKVGTEFVTQGRNITQVTASVGALSKAIFDRLFKWLVKRVNETLDTKQKRQHFIGVLDIAGFEIFDFNSFEQLCINFTNEKLQQFFNHHMFVLEQEEYKREGIEWEFIDFGLDLQACIELIEKPMGVLSILEEESMFPKASDKTFEEKLKTNHLGKSPNFIKPKPPKPGQAEAHFAIVHYAGTVPYNLTGWLEKNKDPLNDCVVDQFKKGSNTLLQAIFEDHPGLGSAEEKGGKGGRKKGSGFQTVSGLYREQLNKLMTTLRSTQPHFVRCIIPNETKSPGVIDSHLVMHQLTCNGVLEGIRICRKGFPNRMIYPDFKQRYTILAASAVPKGFVDAKNASEKVIEAIQLDANDFRFGHSKIFFRAGVLGRLEEMRDERLGKIITMIQAAVRWYLTKKHFQKLKEQRVALLVIQRNLRKFLQLRNWLWWKLYSKVKPLLSVARVEDELKELEEKLKKTQEALEKEEKLRKDLEGQNVKILQEKNDLFLQLEAERMGAGDIEERLNKALTQKGDLESQLQDLNDRLSHEEDAHAQLTQTKKKLESEVSSLKKDIEDMELALQKAEQDKATKDHQIRNLNDEIQHQDELINKLNKEKKQLQEQNQKTAEDLQATEDKVNHLNKVKAKLEQTLDELEDSLEREKKARADLEKNKRKVEGDLKLAQEAVADLEKHKKEMEQNLQRKEKEMASLAAKLEDEQALVAKLQKQIKELQARIEELEEELEAERQARAKAEKQRADLAREIEELSERLEESGGATSAQVELNKRREAELAKLRRDLEESNLQHEQAMSNLRKKHNDSVAEMSEQIDQLNKHKAKVEKEKSQMKSELEDMRANVEHLNRDKANAEKQVKQLEVQLADAQFKLDETNRTLNDLDGGKKKMSVENSELQRQLEEAESQVAQLNKIKASLATQLEEAKRQADEEARERAAILGKYRNLEHDLDNLRESVEEEQEAKADFQRQLSKANAEAQLWRSKYESEGLARLEELEEAKRKLHGKLQEAEEAMEQLNAKCSGLEKTKAHLQGELEDMSIEVDKANALAASLEKRQKSFDKVIAEWKAKVDDLAAELDASQKECRNYSTEVFKLRAAYEESQEHYEAVKRENKNLQDEIKDLMDQLGEGGRSVHELEKSRKRLEMEKEELQAALEEAEAALEQEENKVLRAQLELSQVRQEIDRRIQEKEEEFENTRKNHQRALDSMQASLEAEAKGKAEALRLKKKLESDINELEIALDHANKANAEAQKNLKKYQQNVKDLQTALEEEQRARDEAREQYASAERRCNALHGELEESRQLLEQSDRARRAGEAELSEMHEQVNELSAQTASLSVAKRKLEGEMQALQADLDEVLNEAKQSEEKAKKAMVDAARLADELRAEQDHALQQEKLRKALEQQMKELQVRLDEAEAAALKGGKKIIQKLEQKVRELENELENEQRRHGDAAKNFRKSERRIKELQFQAEEDRKNHERMQDLVDKLQQKIKTYKRQIEEAEEIAALNLAKFRKVQQELEDAEERADMAENTLAKLRAKNRSSASAGRAMSPGLTSAPPLRT, encoded by the exons ATGGCCGAGGACCCCGATCCCACCGAGTACCTGTTCGTCTCTCTCGAGACCAAGCGCAAGGACCAGACCAAGCCTTACGATGGCAAGAAGATGGTCTGGGTGCCCGACGAGAAGGAAGGTTTCGTCCTGGGCAACATCGTCTCTACAAAGGGCGACATGGTCACCGTCGACTGTCCCGGCGGAGAG CAAACCGTCAAGAAGGACCTGCTGCAGCAGGTGAACCCGCCAAAGTATGAGAAGTGCGAAGACATGTCGTCCCTCACCTACCTCAACGATGCATCGGTGTTGCACAACCTGAAAGAACGATACTACGTTAATCTCATCTAC ACGTACTCGGGCCTGTTCTGCGTGGCCATCAACCCCTACAAACGCTTCCCCATCTACACCAAGCGCGTCGTGGAGATCTACAAGGGCCGCAGGCGTACTGAGGTGCCTCCCCACGTGTTCGCCGTCTCAGATGGAGCCTACATGGACATGTTGGCCA ACCGTGAGAACCAGTCTATGCTTATCAC CGGCGAGTCTGGTGCCGGTAAGACTGAGAACACGAAAAAGGTCATAGCCTATTTCGCGCACGTCGGCGCCACGAGCAAGAAAGAGGAGGCCGCAAAGAAGGACTCCAAGAAG GGCAACTTGGAAGATCAGGTTGTGCAGACCAACCCCGTTCTCGAGTCCTTCGGTAACGCCAAGACCGTGCGTAACGACAACTCTTCACGATTC GGTAAATTCATCCGTATCCACTTCGGTCCGATGGGCAAGCTAGCCGGTGCTGACATTGAAACAT ATCTACTGGAGAAGGCTCGTGTCATCTCTCAGCAACCCGCTGAGCGTTCGTACCACATCTTCTACCAGCTCATGTCAGGAAAGATTCCTGGGCTGAAGG AGAAACTGCTCCTTAGCAACAACGTCAACGACTACCATTTCGTGTCCCAGGGTAAGACTAGCATCCCCGGTGTTGACGACGGCGAAGAGTTTATGGTTACCGAC ACTGCCTTCGACGTGCTGGGCTTCACGGATGAGGAGAAAGAGAACATCTACAAGGTTACGGCGGCCGTGATGCACTTCGGCTGCCTGAAGTTCAAGCAGAGGCCCCGAGAAGAGCAGGCCGAGGCCGATGGCACCGAGGAAGGCGAGCGCGTCGCCCACTTGCTGGGTCTGAACGCCGCCGACCTCTACAAGAATTTGCTCAAGCCGCGCATCAAGGTCGGCACTGAATTCGTCACCCAGGGCAGGAACATCACCCAG GTGACGGCCTCCGTGGGCGCCCTGTCCAAGGCCATCTTCGACAGGCTCTTCAAGTGGCTGGTGAAGCGTGTCAACGAGACTCTTGACACCAAGCAGAAGCGCCAGCACTTCATTGGTGTGCTGGATATTGCCGGTTTTGAGATCTTCGAC TTCAATAGCTTTGAGCAGCTGTGCATCAACTTCACCAACGAAAAGCTGCAGCAGTTCTTCAACCACCATATGTTCGTTCTTGAACAAGAAGAGTACAAGCGCGAGGGAATCGAATGGGAATTCATCGACTTTGGCCTCGACCTGCAAGCATGTATCGAGCTCATTGAGAAG CCTATGGGTGTGCTCTCCATCCTGGAAGAAGAGTCTATGTTCCCCAAGGCTTCGGACAAGACCTTCGAGGAGAAGCTGAAGACCAACCACCTTGGCAAGTCACCGAACTTCATCAAGCCTAAGCCTCCCAAGCCTGGCCAGGCTGAGGCCCACTTCGCCATCGTCCACTACGCCGGCACT GTGCCATACAACCTCACCGGCTGGCTGGAGAAGAACAAGGACCCCCTGAACGACTGCGTCGTTGACCAGTTCAAGAAGGGATCCAACACGCTCCTGCAAGCCATCTTTGAGGACCACCCTGGCCTGGGCAGCGCTGAAGAAAAGGGTGGAAAGG GCGGTCGCAAGAAGGGTTCCGGCTTCCAGACTGTGTCTGGTCTGTACAGG GAGCAACTGAACAAGCTCATGACCACCCTGCGCTCCACGCAGCCCCACTTTGTCCGATGCATCATCCCCAACGAAACCAAATCCCCAG GTGTCATCGACTCTCACCTTGTCATGCATCAGCTCACTTGCAACGGCGTACTTGAAGGCATCCGTATCTGCCGTAAGGGTTTCCCCAACCGCATGATCTACCCCGACTTCAAGCAACG ATACACAATCTTGGCGGCCAGCGCCGTTCCCAAGGGCTTCGTTGACGCGAAAAACGCTTCCGAAAAGGTCATCGAGGCCATTCAACTCGATGCCAACGATTTCCGCTTCGGACACAGCAAG ATCTTCTTCAGAGCTGGCGTCTTGGGTCGCCTTGAAGAAATGCGCGATGAGCGCCTCGGCAAGATTATCACCATGATCCAGGCAGCCGTGCGCTGGTACCTTACCAAGAAGCACTTCCAGAAGCTCAAGGAACAGAG GGTTGCTCTGCTGGTCATTCAGCGCAACCTCCGGAAGTTCCTCCAACTTCGAAACTGGCTGTGGTGGAAGCTGTACAGCAAG GTCAAGCCCCTGCTCTCTGTGGCTCGTGTGGAAGACGAGCTCAAGGAGCTTgaggagaagctcaagaagacccAGGAGGCCCTCGAGAAGGAGGAGAAGCTTCGCAAAGACCTCGAAGGCCAGAACGTCAAGATCTTGCAGGAGAAGAACGACCTCTTCCTTCAGCTTGAGGCTGAGCGCATGGGTGCTGGCGACATTGAGGAGCGTCTCAACAAGGCTCTCACCCAGAAGGGTGACCTCGAGTCCCAACTGCAAGACCTGAACGACAGGTTGTCGCACGAGGAAGACGCGCACGCTCAGCTCACGCAGACAAAGAAGAAGCTCGAAAGTGAGGTCTCTAGCCTCAAGAAGGACATCGAGGATATGGAGCTTGCTCTGCAGAAGGCGGAGCAGGACAAGGCCACCAAGGACCACCAGATCCGGAACCTCAACGACGAGATTCAGCACCAGGACGAGCTGATCAACAAGCTCAACAAGGAGAAGAAGCAGCTGCAGGAACAGAATCAGAAGACTGCTGAAGACCTGCAGGCCACCGAGGACAAGGTTAACCACCTCAACAAGGTCAAAGCCAAGCTTGAGCAGACCCTCGATGAACTTGAGGACTCCCTCGAGCGCGAAAAGAAGGCGCGTGCCGACCTCGAGAAGAACAAGCGCAAGGTTGAAGGCGATCTCAAGCTCGCCCAGGAGGCAGTTGCCGATCTTGAGAAACACAAGAAGGAGATGGAACAGAACCTTCAGCGCAAGGAGAAGGAGATGGCCAGCTTGGCGGCGAAGCTTGAGGATGAGCAGGCTCTGGTTGCCAAGCTGCAGAAGCAGATCAAGGAACTGCAG GCCCGCATTGAGGAGCTGGAAGAGGAGCTGGAAGCTGAACGCCAGGCCCGCGCCAAG GCCGAGAAGCAGCGCGCCGACCTTGCACGTGAGATCGAGGAGCTGAGCGAGCGCCTCGAAGAATCCGGAGGCGCTACGTCGGCCCAAGTGGAGCTCAACAAGCGCCGCGAAGCCGAACTAGCCAAGCTCAGGCGCGACCTAGAGGAGTCCAACCTGCAGCATGAACAGGCCATGTCCAACCTGCGCAAGAAGCACAACGACTCGGTTGCCGAGATGTCTGAGCAGATCGACCAGCTCAACAAGCACAAGGCCAA GGTGGAAAAAGAGAAGTCACAGATGAAAAGTGAACTGGAGGACATGCGCGCCAATGTAGAGCACCTTAACCGCGATAAG GCAAACGCTGAGAAACAGGTCAAACAACTGGAGGTTCAGCTCGCCGATGCCCAGTTCAAGCTTGATGAAACGAACCGTACGCTCAATGACCTGGACGGCGGCAAGAAAAAGATGAGTGTTGAGAACAGCGAGTTACAACGACAGCTGGAGGAGGCCGAGTCGCAGGTGGCACAACTGAACAAGATCAAGGCGTCACTCGCCACGCAGCTTGAGGAGGCCAAGCGGCAAGCCGACGAGGAAGCTCGG GAGCGCGCTGCTATCCTCGGCAAGTACCGCAACTTGGAACACGACCTGGACAACCTGCGCGAGAGCGTCGAAGAAGAACAGGAAGCTAAGGCGGACTTCCAGCGCCAACTCAGCAAGGCGAACGCCGAGGCTCAGCTCTGGCGCTCCAAGTACGAAAGCGAGGGTCTGGCAAGGCTGGAGGAACTCGAGGAAGCCAA GCGCAAGCTGCATGGCAAGCTACAGGAGGCTGAAGAGGCCATGGAGCAGCTGAACGCCAAGTGCAGCGGACTCGAGAAGACCAAGGCACATCTACAGGGAGAGCTGGAGGACATGTCCATCGAGGTGGACAAGGCCAACGCTCTCGCTGCCTCTCTCGAGAAGCGCCAGAAGTCATTCGACAAG GTCATCGCCGAATGGAAGGCCAAGGTGGACGACCTCGCCGCCGAGCTGGACGCGTCTCAGAAGGAGTGCCGCAACTACTCCACCGAGGTGTTCAAGCTGCGCGCCGCCTACGAGGAGAGTCAGGAGCACTACGAAGCCGTCAAGCGCGAGAACAAGAACCTACAGGACGAGATCAAGGACCTCATGGACCAACTTGGTGAGGGTGGCCGAAGCGTTCACGAGCTCGAGAAGTCTCGCAAGAGGCTCGAGATGGAGAAGGAGGAGCTGCAGGCGGCGCTCGAGGAGGCCGAGGCCGCGCTTGAGCAGGAGGAGAACAAG GTGCTGCGTGCACAGCTCGAGCTGTCGCAGGTGCGGCAAGAGATCGACCGACGAATccaggagaaggaggaggagttTGAGAACACACGCAAGAACCACCAGCGGGCGCTCGACTCTATGCAGGCCAGCCTCGAGGCTGAAGCTAAGGGCAAGGCTGAGGCGCTCAGGCTGAAGAAGAAGCTGGAGAGCGACATCAACGAACTCGAGATTGCCCTGGACCACGCCAACAAGGCTAATGCTGAGGCGCAGAAGAACCTCAAGAAGTACCAGCAGAACGTCAAGGACTTGCAGACCGCCCTCGAGGAGGAACAGCGCGCCCGCGACGAAGCCCGTGAACAGTACGCCTCGGCTGAACGCCGCTGCAACGCTCTTCATGGCGAACTGGAGGAGAGCCGCCAGCTGCTGGAACAGTCAGACCGCGCCCGCCGCGCCGGCGAAGCCGAACTCAGCGAGATGCACGAACAAGTCAACGAACTGTCCGCGCAGACCGCCTCCCTGTCTGTGGCCAAGAGGAAGCTCGAAGGAGAGATGCAGGCACTTCAG GCCGATCTGGACGAAGTGCTAAACGAAGCCAAGCAGTCGGAGGAGAAGGCCAAGAAGGCGATGGTGGACGCCGCCCGTCTCGCCGACGAACTCCGTGCCGAGCAGGACCATGCCCTGCAGCAGGAGAAGCTGCGCAAGGCGCTTGAGCAGCAGATGAAGGAACTCCAGGTGCGCCTGGATGAAGCCGAGGCCGCTGCGCTCAAGGGCGGCAAGAAGATCATCCAGAAGCTGGAACAGAAGGTGCGCGAGCTCGAGAACGAACTGGAGAACGAGCAGCGCAGGCACGGAGACGCCGCCAAAAACTTCCGCAAGAGCGAACGCCGCATCAAGGAGCTCCAATTCCAG GCCGAGGAGGACCGCAAGAACCACGAGCGGATGCAAGACCTTGTCGACAAGCTCCAGCAGAAGATCAAGACGTACAAGCGCCAGATCGAGGAGGCCGAGGAGATCGCCGCCCTCAACCTGGCCAAGTTCCGCAAGGTGCAGCAAGAGCTCGAGGACGCCGAGGAGCGCGCCGACATGGCCGAGAACACGCTGGCCAAGCTCCGTGCAAAGAACCGCAGCTCCGCATCCGCCGGCCGCGCCATGTCTCCCGGTCTGACCTCTGCCCCGCCCCTCAGGACCTAA